A genomic region of Caldicellulosiruptor acetigenus contains the following coding sequences:
- the kdpC gene encoding potassium-transporting ATPase subunit KdpC: MLKKGLLNSVLMLIMMTLLLGFIYPLIITAIAKFLFPYQASGSLIYKEGRVVGSKLIGQQFDDPRYFHGRPSMAGMGYDATSSGGSNLGPTNKKLIELVKKRAQQFRLENQLSANQYIPADIVTASASGLDPDITPEAALLQVPRIARLRGISEETLVKLVEKYTKERQLGFLGARRVNVLELNLALDHLQAGKGE; encoded by the coding sequence GTGCTAAAAAAAGGTCTGTTGAATTCTGTTTTAATGCTAATAATGATGACACTATTGTTGGGTTTTATTTATCCGCTGATTATTACGGCTATAGCAAAATTTCTTTTTCCTTATCAAGCATCAGGTTCATTGATTTACAAAGAAGGAAGAGTAGTAGGTTCAAAACTTATAGGTCAGCAGTTCGATGATCCTCGTTATTTTCATGGGAGACCTTCAATGGCAGGGATGGGATATGACGCAACTTCATCTGGAGGATCCAATTTAGGACCTACCAATAAAAAACTTATTGAGCTTGTCAAAAAAAGAGCTCAACAGTTTAGATTGGAAAATCAACTATCCGCTAACCAATATATACCTGCAGATATTGTTACTGCATCGGCAAGCGGCTTAGACCCGGATATTACACCTGAGGCAGCATTATTGCAAGTTCCCAGGATAGCTCGTTTGCGAGGGATTTCGGAAGAAACATTGGTGAAGTTGGTAGAGAAGTATACTAAAGAAAGGCAATTGGGCTTTCTTGGTGCTCGTAGAGTTAATGTTTTGGAACTCAATTTAGCCTTAGACCATTTACAGGCAGGGAAAGGTGAATAG